A single Tenacibaculum sp. 190524A02b DNA region contains:
- a CDS encoding T9SS type A sorting domain-containing protein, translated as MQKRILAILLVLCNSILLAQETYVPDGNFEAFLEANGMGNGVPDDDYVTTANISSITSLNISSSMIADITGIEDFVALEVLDFSNNGVGNFDLSNNIALKELYCATNGMSSINVAANVNLEILDCSDNSNTTINVSTNVKLKELNISTNGATSLNLGSVSTLENINASNNNLTTLDITNLSNLTDLNCDTNYNLNITDFSSLTSLVNLNFSNTNLRSLDLSSNTLLETLTIDFMSGFYLDLSSNTVLTSLSANSSDLNSLNIKNGNNANITSFDARNNQFTCIQVDDETAGYLSTWQKDSIASFAEDCSTTNIPDVNFEYYLENHDANGNVVSVGSPNSMGNGVVDDGKILTARIKNVTSLNISGNSIGELVGLEVFEGLEILDCSDNDFNDFDFSQLPELKELYIHDVFFAVLDLSSNLKIEKLIYNNANSTTLNLGNNTIIRELNIGGNNITSFDVSQYTSLEILNIDDNYQIIPINVSPLTSLKELSANDTSLRNLDVSQNVVLEKLSINNASGFYLDLTNNTALTSFSARESDMSGINIQNGNNANITFFDTEQNTITLRCIQVDDPTASYLNTWNTDSEATFRLDCGETTVPDDNFENYLETHDADGNVVSIGDADSMGNGIANDNKVYTSNISIVEELDIDNLSISDLTGIGGFVALKTLYCHDNTIENLDLSQNVALERLDCYKSGVKSLNITQNTELTLIQCFRNELTALDVSNNTKLTRIDAFNNQITALDLSQNLELTSINCAQNQLNSLDVSNNVKLTDLTCYENRLNSLDVTNLPLLEDLDCVDTQLTVLDVSQNPELVELQVYENNLTNLDVSNNLKLVELYAESNSITSLDVSKNTALVDLSIAYNQLTYLNIKNGNNTNLDHRDFDIRNNPGLTCITVDDVTYANATFLKKDAHNEFKLFCTETTVPDDNFETYLETHNATGGVVPVGDPTSMGNGIANDNKVGTERIQNITYLNISNQGITDLTGLEDFVSLEELRAFDNTITSGSIDLTVNTKLREIYCSDMGLNTVDVSGLTKLERIEFRNNNLSSIDVSSSSNLNYFNIDGNNFTTVNVSSNNLLSDLRIRDNVVLNSIDISNNSNLVRLYVGGNSLSILNVSNNTLLETISAGENQLATINITGLNNLTDLFVEDMPTLTSLDVTNNTNLEDIGVSGTGLSVLDLSSLTKLIEVYANNTSITELDFSASPDLEYVECQNSQLTSLNLKNGNNSSNIELYATGNANLFCIQVDDPSASYLSGWEKDTTANFSDDCNWTYVPDDRFEDYLETHDANNNNVAVGDPTSMGNGIANDNFVKTANIENVTDLFIGFQGVTDLTGLEAFSALEVVFLFNNTLTDTNLDLTENTNLKRIEASGMRLTSINITGLAGLERLEVSRNNLTSIDLSTNTALKDLIISTNNLSGLDISANVLLEDLQIHETTLSIIDISANVNLTRVLASLNQFTALNTQNNTLLETLSLGRNPLTSYDVSHLTNLQDLNLDETNITSIDISKNTNLVEFSARNNNNLTELNVRNGNNSSFTEFRVTGCSNLTCIEVDDPNISFLTSWGKDATASFSEYCRFTSIPDTNFEAYLETHNEFGGSVALGSSNSLGNGIIDDNLVPTAKIEVIQLLTPRNEGIENFTGIEDFKSLIRFWIDDNTLTNTDLDLRNNTLLQSITLENTGITSLNINGLTVLEGLEAANNSLTTLDVSTNTGLKFLNVGDNDLTSLDISTNDLTSLTVRNNRLGTIDISTQVNLTSLYAENTNITSLDVSNNPLLENLECGVNPLTNLDVTNLTDLFFLSFSTTSISEIDFSNNTNLSRLECDSTPLTSLDLGNQNTLDNLSCKNSLLTNLNLRSGNNADLDNVDVTGNQSLSCISVDDPAAAALLGTWLKDATANYAEYCRMTYVPDDAFETFLENNGYGNGVIDDYVYTALVEVSEGFNLHNGLVEDMTGIEDFRDMWFLGCRNNANLTSIDLSKNTKLTNVTLANNNLASLDLSNNLILEKIYLDGNSNLGNVDISMLSSLNTLSVSDTGINFIDISNNPLMRVVNLNDNNFTELDISNYPSIVQLRIANNQLTSLNIANGNNDNFTWFDAQGNPSLTCIKADKEIQLHPDIWEKDATASFALYCDVTYIADTNFENYLETHDADGNLVPLGDATSLGNGIANDNEVYTEKIETVVDLDLSSLDITDLAGIEAFIALEILNLDYNDLTTLDLSSNSNLRILDVAENDLTELDLSVIPTLEEVQLRSNKIKTLTANNPNLKILKASKNQYTYLDVTNCPQLEELGVTQTLLVSLDVRNGNNNLMTDFNAKFNDYLTCIEVDDASASYLSTWDKDATANFTEDCNTAVWTGTNGTDWTDNGNWSSNTVASTSQNVIVPVFVTSPVIESGVTAEMNDLTIEELSSFTVEDNGAVIVNGNLDTDEIVTIKSSSSTSGTLIVKGTSNGNITYERTGLVANKWSIITAPVSGQSIKEFIEAPENNIRVNTSVTPHRYAVAYYDDTKAEGTKWTYYTADDIQTNALTFEQGKGYIISRTTDGSVKFTGTLETEDVSVSANANQWNSVGNPYTAYMPINTNGSTNFIQENLSKFSSANVGVYIWDVTQNKYVAKTLVGEAASLTVGQGFFVKTTSGVSSIDFKESQRISDATGIGVFSRKARIPNIQVLVKQGNITVDTNIKYMGNATEGLDPGYDVGNFGGAAFDVFTRLVSGTNSQDFTLQSLPNANYEGMVIPLGIKSEAGEEVNISMNVENLPTGIEVYLEDRLLGTETKLSDKDATYKVNFKEKIDGVGRFYIHTKSASLDVSEAHEKPVSIYATTTKHVIIEGVNGEDFTVEIFNTLGSKMIERNYKGTGKNSINVAGLSSGTYIVKLVSEKQTETKKIIIE; from the coding sequence ATGCAAAAAAGAATACTCGCTATTTTATTAGTATTATGTAACAGCATACTTTTGGCCCAAGAAACTTATGTTCCTGATGGCAATTTTGAAGCTTTTTTAGAAGCCAACGGAATGGGAAATGGTGTTCCTGATGATGATTACGTAACAACTGCTAACATTTCATCAATTACTTCATTAAATATATCTTCTAGTATGATTGCTGATATTACTGGAATCGAAGATTTTGTTGCATTAGAAGTTTTAGATTTCTCAAATAATGGAGTAGGGAATTTTGATCTTTCTAACAATATTGCTTTAAAAGAATTGTATTGTGCTACAAACGGAATGAGTTCTATAAACGTAGCAGCAAATGTGAATCTAGAAATTTTAGATTGTTCTGATAATAGTAATACAACAATTAACGTAAGTACAAATGTAAAGTTGAAAGAGTTAAATATTTCAACAAACGGTGCTACTTCATTAAATTTAGGAAGTGTATCTACTTTAGAAAATATAAATGCTAGTAATAATAATTTAACAACTTTAGATATAACAAATCTTTCAAATCTTACAGATTTAAATTGTGATACCAACTATAATCTAAATATTACTGATTTTAGTTCACTAACAAGTTTGGTAAACTTGAACTTTAGTAATACCAACTTGAGAAGTTTAGATTTATCAAGTAATACCTTACTAGAGACACTTACAATAGATTTTATGTCTGGGTTTTATTTAGATTTATCTAGTAATACAGTTCTTACAAGTCTATCAGCAAATAGTAGTGATTTAAATAGTTTAAACATAAAAAATGGAAATAATGCAAATATCACTTCTTTTGATGCAAGAAATAATCAATTTACTTGTATTCAAGTGGATGATGAAACAGCAGGGTATTTAAGTACATGGCAAAAAGATTCAATTGCTTCTTTTGCAGAAGATTGTAGTACGACTAATATTCCAGATGTTAATTTCGAATACTATTTAGAAAATCATGATGCTAATGGAAATGTTGTTTCTGTTGGAAGTCCCAATAGTATGGGGAACGGAGTTGTTGATGATGGAAAGATACTTACGGCAAGAATTAAAAATGTTACTTCATTAAATATATCAGGAAACAGTATTGGGGAACTTGTTGGATTAGAGGTGTTTGAAGGTTTAGAGATTTTAGATTGTTCAGATAATGATTTTAATGACTTTGATTTTTCACAATTACCAGAATTAAAAGAGTTGTACATTCATGATGTCTTTTTCGCTGTATTAGACTTATCAAGTAATTTAAAAATAGAGAAATTAATTTATAACAATGCGAATAGTACTACATTAAATTTAGGAAACAATACCATTATAAGGGAATTAAATATTGGGGGAAATAATATTACCTCTTTTGATGTGTCTCAATATACATCATTAGAAATTTTGAATATTGATGATAATTATCAAATTATTCCTATAAATGTTAGTCCATTAACTAGTTTAAAAGAGTTAAGTGCAAATGATACTAGTCTACGAAATTTAGATGTAAGTCAGAATGTAGTATTAGAAAAATTATCTATCAATAATGCATCAGGCTTTTACTTAGACCTTACAAATAACACAGCATTAACTAGTTTTTCTGCTCGTGAGTCAGATATGTCTGGAATCAATATTCAGAACGGAAATAATGCCAATATTACATTTTTTGATACTGAACAAAATACAATAACACTACGTTGTATTCAAGTAGACGATCCTACCGCATCTTATTTAAATACTTGGAATACGGATAGTGAAGCAACATTTCGTTTAGATTGTGGAGAAACTACTGTTCCTGATGATAATTTTGAAAATTATTTAGAAACACATGATGCGGATGGAAATGTAGTTTCTATTGGTGATGCTGACAGTATGGGTAATGGAATTGCAAATGATAATAAAGTTTATACTTCCAATATTTCTATTGTTGAAGAATTAGATATCGATAATTTATCAATTTCTGACTTGACTGGTATTGGTGGATTTGTTGCCTTGAAGACGCTATACTGTCATGATAATACAATTGAAAATTTAGATTTATCGCAAAACGTAGCTTTAGAAAGATTAGATTGTTATAAATCTGGTGTAAAGAGTTTGAATATTACTCAGAATACAGAATTAACCCTTATTCAATGTTTTAGAAATGAGCTAACTGCATTAGATGTGAGTAATAATACAAAACTAACTCGTATTGATGCTTTCAATAACCAAATTACAGCGTTAGACCTTTCTCAAAACTTAGAATTAACTTCTATAAATTGTGCTCAAAATCAATTAAATAGTTTAGATGTTTCTAATAATGTAAAGCTTACAGATTTGACTTGTTATGAAAACAGATTGAATAGTTTAGATGTTACAAACCTTCCATTATTAGAAGATTTAGATTGTGTAGATACGCAACTTACAGTTTTAGATGTTTCTCAAAATCCTGAGTTAGTAGAATTACAGGTATATGAAAATAACTTAACAAATTTAGATGTAAGTAATAACTTAAAATTGGTTGAATTATACGCAGAAAGTAACAGTATTACAAGTTTAGATGTTTCAAAAAATACTGCATTAGTTGATTTATCAATAGCTTATAATCAATTAACCTATTTAAACATTAAAAACGGAAATAACACAAATCTAGATCATAGAGATTTTGATATTCGTAATAATCCAGGATTGACTTGTATAACAGTAGACGATGTAACTTATGCAAATGCAACATTTTTAAAAAAAGATGCTCATAATGAATTTAAATTGTTTTGTACAGAAACAACAGTTCCTGATGACAATTTTGAAACCTATTTAGAAACGCACAATGCTACTGGAGGAGTTGTTCCTGTTGGAGACCCAACAAGTATGGGAAATGGTATTGCTAATGATAATAAAGTTGGAACAGAACGAATTCAAAATATCACATATTTAAACATTTCGAACCAAGGAATTACAGATTTAACAGGTTTAGAAGATTTTGTAAGTTTAGAAGAACTAAGAGCATTTGACAATACAATTACTTCAGGAAGTATAGATCTTACAGTAAATACAAAACTAAGAGAAATTTATTGCTCAGATATGGGATTAAATACTGTTGATGTTTCTGGATTAACAAAATTAGAACGTATTGAATTTCGTAATAACAATCTATCTAGTATTGATGTAAGTTCCAGCTCAAATCTAAATTATTTTAATATTGATGGTAATAATTTTACAACAGTTAATGTAAGTAGCAATAATTTATTATCGGATTTAAGAATTAGAGATAATGTTGTATTAAACTCAATAGATATTTCTAATAATAGTAACCTAGTTAGGTTATATGTAGGAGGAAACTCTCTGTCAATTTTAAATGTTTCGAATAACACTTTATTAGAAACTATTAGTGCAGGAGAAAATCAATTAGCAACTATTAATATAACTGGATTAAACAACTTAACAGATTTATTTGTTGAAGATATGCCAACATTAACATCTTTAGATGTTACCAATAATACAAACCTTGAAGATATTGGAGTTAGCGGTACTGGTTTATCGGTTTTAGACTTAAGTAGTCTTACGAAGTTAATTGAAGTATATGCAAATAACACTAGTATTACAGAACTTGATTTTAGTGCAAGTCCAGATTTAGAATATGTTGAATGTCAAAACTCACAGTTAACGTCATTAAATCTTAAGAATGGAAATAATAGCAGTAATATAGAATTATATGCTACTGGGAATGCCAACTTATTCTGTATTCAAGTAGACGATCCTTCTGCAAGTTATTTATCAGGTTGGGAGAAAGATACTACAGCTAATTTTAGTGATGATTGTAATTGGACATATGTTCCAGATGATAGGTTTGAAGATTATCTAGAAACGCATGATGCTAACAATAATAATGTAGCTGTTGGAGATCCAACTAGCATGGGTAATGGAATCGCGAATGATAACTTTGTAAAAACAGCGAATATTGAAAATGTAACCGATTTATTTATCGGATTTCAAGGAGTTACTGATTTAACTGGTTTAGAAGCATTCTCGGCATTAGAAGTTGTTTTTCTTTTCAACAATACATTGACTGATACCAATTTAGATCTTACCGAGAATACAAATCTGAAAAGAATTGAAGCTAGTGGTATGAGATTAACTAGTATTAATATTACTGGTTTAGCCGGCTTAGAAAGATTAGAAGTATCACGAAATAATCTAACTTCTATTGATCTTTCTACAAATACTGCTCTTAAAGATTTAATCATCTCTACAAATAATTTATCTGGTTTAGATATAAGCGCTAATGTGTTATTAGAAGATTTACAAATTCATGAAACGACCTTAAGTATTATTGATATTAGTGCAAATGTGAATTTAACACGAGTCTTAGCTTCTTTAAATCAATTTACGGCTTTAAATACTCAGAATAATACGTTATTAGAAACGTTGAGTCTAGGTAGAAACCCATTAACTTCTTATGATGTAAGTCATTTAACAAATCTTCAAGATTTAAACCTAGATGAAACCAATATTACGTCTATTGATATTAGTAAGAATACGAATTTAGTTGAGTTTAGCGCAAGAAATAACAATAATTTAACTGAGTTAAATGTAAGAAATGGAAACAATAGTAGCTTTACTGAATTTAGAGTAACTGGTTGTTCTAATTTGACGTGTATTGAGGTTGATGATCCAAATATATCATTTTTAACAAGTTGGGGAAAAGATGCTACGGCTAGCTTTTCAGAATACTGTAGATTTACTTCAATTCCAGATACAAACTTCGAAGCATATTTAGAAACTCATAATGAATTTGGAGGATCAGTTGCTTTAGGAAGTTCAAACAGTTTAGGAAACGGAATTATTGACGATAACTTGGTTCCAACAGCTAAAATTGAAGTAATTCAATTACTGACTCCTAGAAATGAAGGGATTGAAAATTTTACTGGAATTGAAGATTTCAAAAGTTTAATTCGTTTTTGGATCGATGATAATACGTTAACAAATACTGATTTAGATTTAAGAAATAATACACTATTACAGAGTATAACTCTAGAAAATACTGGAATTACGAGCCTAAATATTAATGGTTTAACAGTATTGGAAGGTTTAGAAGCTGCAAATAACAGTTTAACAACGTTAGATGTTTCAACAAATACAGGTTTAAAATTCTTAAATGTTGGAGATAATGATTTAACGAGTTTAGATATAAGTACTAATGATTTGACAAGTTTAACGGTTCGTAATAATAGATTAGGAACTATAGATATTAGTACACAAGTTAACTTAACTTCTTTATATGCTGAGAATACAAATATTACATCTCTTGATGTTTCAAATAATCCATTATTAGAAAACTTAGAATGTGGTGTTAATCCATTAACAAATTTAGATGTAACAAATCTTACGGATTTATTCTTCTTATCATTTAGTACTACAAGTATTTCTGAAATTGATTTTAGTAATAATACAAACTTAAGTCGTTTGGAGTGTGATAGTACACCATTAACTTCTCTTGATTTAGGAAATCAAAATACCTTAGATAATCTTTCTTGTAAGAATTCATTATTAACAAACTTGAATTTAAGGAGTGGTAATAATGCTGATCTTGATAATGTAGATGTGACTGGGAATCAAAGTTTATCGTGTATATCTGTTGATGATCCAGCGGCTGCTGCATTATTAGGAACTTGGTTAAAAGATGCAACAGCAAACTATGCAGAGTATTGTAGAATGACGTATGTTCCAGATGATGCTTTTGAAACGTTCTTAGAAAATAATGGTTATGGAAATGGAGTAATAGACGATTATGTATATACAGCTTTAGTTGAAGTTTCTGAAGGGTTTAACTTACATAATGGATTAGTAGAAGATATGACCGGTATTGAAGATTTTAGAGATATGTGGTTCTTAGGATGTCGTAATAATGCTAATTTGACAAGTATTGATTTAAGTAAAAATACAAAGCTAACCAACGTTACATTAGCTAACAATAACCTTGCAAGCTTAGATTTAAGTAATAATCTAATTCTGGAAAAAATATATTTAGATGGAAATTCTAACTTAGGTAATGTGGATATTTCTATGTTGAGTAGTTTAAATACACTTAGTGTTTCTGATACTGGTATTAATTTTATAGATATTTCTAATAATCCATTAATGAGAGTGGTAAATCTTAATGATAATAATTTTACTGAATTGGATATTTCAAACTACCCAAGTATTGTTCAACTACGAATCGCTAATAACCAATTAACGTCATTAAATATAGCTAACGGAAATAATGATAATTTCACTTGGTTTGATGCGCAAGGGAATCCAAGTTTGACTTGTATAAAAGCAGATAAAGAAATTCAGTTACATCCAGATATTTGGGAAAAAGACGCCACGGCTAGTTTCGCGTTATACTGTGACGTAACATATATTGCGGATACTAATTTTGAAAACTATTTAGAAACTCATGATGCTGATGGAAATTTAGTTCCGCTTGGAGATGCTACAAGTTTAGGAAACGGAATTGCTAATGACAATGAGGTATACACAGAGAAAATTGAAACTGTAGTAGATTTAGATTTAAGTAGTTTAGATATTACAGATTTAGCAGGTATTGAAGCGTTCATCGCTTTAGAAATATTAAACTTAGATTATAATGATTTAACTACGTTAGACTTATCAAGCAATTCAAACTTAAGAATTTTAGATGTTGCTGAAAATGATTTAACAGAATTAGATTTATCAGTTATTCCAACGTTAGAAGAAGTACAATTACGATCTAACAAAATAAAAACATTAACAGCAAACAATCCAAACCTTAAGATACTTAAGGCTAGTAAAAATCAATATACGTATTTAGATGTAACCAATTGTCCACAACTAGAAGAACTTGGGGTTACGCAAACATTATTAGTATCACTAGACGTTAGAAACGGAAACAATAATTTAATGACCGATTTTAATGCGAAATTCAACGATTATTTAACGTGTATTGAAGTTGACGATGCATCTGCATCTTATTTATCAACTTGGGATAAAGATGCAACAGCTAATTTCACCGAAGATTGTAATACTGCAGTTTGGACAGGAACAAACGGTACAGATTGGACCGACAATGGAAATTGGTCTTCAAATACTGTAGCTTCAACATCACAAAATGTAATTGTACCAGTTTTTGTAACCTCTCCAGTTATTGAATCGGGAGTTACAGCTGAAATGAATGACTTAACAATAGAAGAGTTATCGTCTTTTACAGTTGAAGATAATGGAGCTGTTATTGTAAATGGTAATTTGGATACAGATGAAATAGTAACTATTAAATCTTCATCTTCTACCAGTGGAACCTTAATCGTAAAAGGAACTTCAAACGGAAACATAACGTATGAACGTACAGGTTTAGTAGCTAATAAATGGAGTATTATAACCGCTCCAGTATCAGGACAAAGTATTAAGGAATTTATAGAAGCCCCTGAAAATAATATTCGAGTAAACACGAGTGTAACACCACATCGTTATGCTGTGGCTTATTATGATGATACCAAGGCTGAAGGTACAAAATGGACGTATTACACAGCAGATGATATTCAAACGAACGCTTTAACTTTTGAACAAGGAAAGGGGTATATCATTTCAAGAACAACGGATGGAAGTGTAAAGTTTACAGGAACATTAGAAACGGAAGATGTATCAGTTAGTGCAAATGCCAATCAATGGAATTCAGTAGGGAATCCATATACAGCTTATATGCCAATAAACACCAATGGCAGTACCAACTTTATTCAAGAAAATTTAAGCAAATTCAGTTCAGCTAATGTTGGAGTTTATATTTGGGATGTAACTCAAAATAAATATGTCGCCAAAACATTAGTAGGAGAAGCCGCTTCATTAACAGTAGGTCAAGGTTTCTTTGTAAAAACAACTAGTGGAGTATCATCAATAGATTTTAAAGAATCACAACGTATTTCAGATGCTACAGGAATAGGTGTGTTTTCAAGAAAAGCCAGAATACCTAATATTCAGGTCTTAGTCAAGCAAGGAAACATCACAGTAGATACGAATATTAAATACATGGGGAATGCTACAGAAGGATTAGATCCAGGGTATGATGTGGGGAACTTTGGCGGTGCAGCATTTGATGTGTTTACAAGATTAGTATCAGGAACAAATAGTCAAGATTTTACCCTACAATCTTTACCAAATGCCAATTATGAAGGGATGGTCATTCCATTAGGAATAAAATCAGAAGCAGGAGAAGAGGTAAATATTAGTATGAATGTTGAGAATTTACCAACAGGAATAGAAGTGTATTTAGAGGATAGGCTACTAGGAACAGAAACCAAATTGAGTGATAAAGACGCAACTTATAAAGTGAATTTTAAAGAAAAGATAGATGGAGTAGGACGCTTTTATATCCATACCAAATCAGCTTCTTTAGATGTATCAGAAGCTCATGAAAAACCTGTGAGTATTTATGCTACTACTACCAAGCATGTAATAATTGAAGGTGTTAACGGAGAAGATTTTACAGTTGAAATATTCAACACATTAGGATCAAAAATGATAGAAAGAAATTATAAAGGAACGGGTAAAAACTCAATAAACGTAGCAGGTTTATCATCAGGAACATATATTGTAAAGTTAGTATCAGAGAAACAAACCGAAACTAAAAAAATAATTATAGAATAA
- a CDS encoding tetratricopeptide repeat protein encodes MRFTLNIIFLCYFFSVFSQIKQDSIETNLREKVAIAQNDSLKIHYIIELNKKVEKRNIDQARVLMNEAFQIIKNNTPSSNYFLKKEAIIIDALGKYESKQRNYEKSLVLRLQALKIREALKDSVGIAQSYHNIAMLFRYQKEYEKSKSYFLKAISIRQKYLDSTELARTYNMLGVSYYYNKQNDSAMHYYQLSRNYYPTSFGKARASENIATIHYTTGNYNNAIEIYKDNIALYKSKNYTNFVINSQMHLAKIHSDLGKHQLAIHYIDETFASVKKYGNTSKLPLMYQLRSHIFEKMGNYRYALGYYKTHKYYYDSIFNVKNAKKITELELNYKFQKEKQADSLHFANEKRKLQLINEAKQANNKLYIALLIFVSVGVITLLIIVNNRRKLNRERYKKEQLAKELLDEKLKHTTYQAKQVVADNKMRLQFKQEFLSKLKKIKFKTDTIGGGNLQSLISDLTAQIQTENKWDSIGDNIEQLDEVFNKKLRELYPNLTKSEREICALIRMNLSLKEIMVIRNVTMGSVKASRHRIRKKMGLHREQELEQVIMELI; translated from the coding sequence ATGCGATTTACATTAAATATTATTTTTCTGTGTTATTTTTTTTCTGTTTTTTCTCAAATAAAACAGGATTCAATAGAAACTAATCTTAGAGAAAAAGTAGCAATAGCTCAAAACGATTCTTTAAAAATTCATTACATAATTGAACTCAACAAAAAAGTTGAAAAAAGAAATATAGATCAAGCAAGGGTTTTAATGAACGAAGCCTTTCAAATAATTAAAAATAATACTCCTTCTTCAAATTATTTTTTAAAGAAGGAAGCTATAATAATAGATGCTTTAGGTAAATATGAATCTAAGCAAAGAAACTATGAAAAATCTCTTGTCTTACGATTACAAGCTTTAAAAATTAGAGAAGCCTTAAAAGATTCTGTAGGAATAGCTCAGAGCTATCATAATATAGCCATGCTATTTAGGTATCAAAAAGAGTATGAAAAATCTAAGTCCTATTTTTTAAAAGCAATTTCTATACGACAAAAATATTTAGATAGTACAGAATTAGCTCGTACATACAATATGTTAGGTGTTAGTTATTATTATAATAAGCAGAATGATTCTGCAATGCACTATTATCAATTATCGAGAAACTATTATCCTACTTCTTTTGGAAAAGCTAGAGCTAGTGAAAATATTGCGACAATCCATTACACCACGGGAAACTATAACAATGCCATTGAAATATATAAGGATAATATAGCGCTTTACAAGTCTAAAAACTACACTAATTTCGTTATTAACAGTCAAATGCATCTTGCAAAAATTCATTCTGATTTAGGTAAACATCAACTAGCAATTCATTATATAGATGAAACTTTTGCTTCTGTCAAAAAGTATGGAAATACGTCGAAATTACCTTTAATGTATCAGTTAAGAAGTCATATTTTCGAAAAAATGGGAAATTATAGATATGCTCTGGGATATTATAAAACCCATAAATACTATTATGATTCTATTTTTAATGTTAAAAATGCTAAAAAGATTACTGAACTGGAATTGAATTATAAATTTCAAAAAGAAAAACAGGCTGATAGCTTACATTTTGCAAATGAGAAAAGGAAACTCCAGTTAATAAACGAAGCTAAACAGGCTAATAATAAATTATATATTGCCTTATTAATATTTGTATCTGTAGGTGTTATTACTTTACTTATTATTGTTAATAACCGTAGAAAATTAAATAGAGAGCGTTATAAAAAAGAACAACTGGCTAAAGAGTTATTGGATGAAAAACTGAAACATACCACCTATCAAGCCAAACAAGTTGTTGCCGATAATAAAATGCGTTTACAGTTTAAACAAGAGTTTTTATCAAAATTAAAAAAGATTAAGTTTAAAACTGATACTATTGGAGGTGGTAATCTTCAATCTCTAATTTCTGATTTAACCGCTCAAATTCAAACCGAAAATAAATGGGATTCTATTGGTGATAATATAGAGCAACTTGATGAAGTTTTCAATAAAAAGTTAAGGGAGTTATATCCTAACCTCACGAAGTCTGAAAGAGAAATATGTGCGTTGATTCGTATGAATTTAAGTCTTAAAGAAATTATGGTTATTCGTAATGTTACTATGGGTTCTGTTAAAGCATCCAGACATCGTATTCGAAAAAAAATGGGATTGCACAGAGAGCAAGAGCTAGAGCAAGTTATTATGGAACTCATATAG